The Saccharopolyspora gloriosae genome window below encodes:
- the cysD gene encoding sulfate adenylyltransferase subunit CysD, with protein MPAEPALSRLDILESEALHLIREVAAEFDRPTLLFSGGKDSAVLLRLAEKAFWPAPIPFPVLHVDTGHNFDEVLEFRDRRAAELGVRLVVASVQDSIDAGRVVEQEGRGASRNRAQTVTLLDAIGEHRFDALFGGARRDEERARAKERMLSFRDAFGQWDPRNQRPELWNLYNGLISPGENVRAFPLSNWTERDIWTYIDQDGVELPGLYFAHRRKVFERDGMYLADNPFVHRDPDEPLVEKSVRFRTIGDMTCTGAVPSTAATVAEVIAEIAATKVTERGQTRADDRASAASMEDRKREGYF; from the coding sequence ATGCCCGCCGAACCCGCACTGTCCCGCTTGGACATCCTCGAATCCGAGGCGCTGCACCTGATCCGCGAGGTCGCGGCCGAGTTCGACCGGCCCACGCTGCTGTTCTCCGGTGGCAAGGACTCGGCCGTGCTGCTGCGCCTGGCGGAGAAGGCGTTCTGGCCCGCGCCGATCCCGTTCCCGGTGCTGCACGTCGACACCGGCCACAACTTCGACGAGGTGCTGGAGTTCCGGGACCGCCGGGCCGCGGAGCTCGGCGTGCGCCTGGTCGTGGCCTCCGTGCAGGACTCCATCGACGCCGGGCGCGTCGTGGAGCAGGAAGGCCGCGGCGCGAGCCGCAACCGCGCGCAGACGGTGACGCTGCTCGACGCCATCGGCGAGCACCGGTTCGACGCGCTGTTCGGCGGGGCCCGCCGCGACGAGGAACGGGCGCGGGCCAAGGAGCGGATGCTCTCGTTCCGGGACGCCTTCGGCCAGTGGGATCCGCGCAACCAGCGCCCGGAGCTGTGGAACCTCTACAACGGGCTGATCTCGCCGGGCGAGAACGTGCGCGCCTTCCCGCTGTCGAACTGGACCGAGCGAGACATCTGGACCTACATCGACCAGGACGGGGTGGAACTGCCCGGCCTGTACTTCGCCCACCGGCGCAAGGTCTTCGAACGCGACGGCATGTACCTCGCCGACAACCCGTTCGTGCACCGCGACCCGGACGAGCCGCTGGTGGAGAAGTCCGTGCGGTTCCGCACCATCGGCGACATGACCTGCACCGGCGCGGTGCCCTCCACGGCGGCCACGGTCGCCGAGGTGATCGCCGAGATCGCCGCCACGAAGGTCACCGAGCGCGGCCAGACCCGCGCCGACGACCGCGCGAGCGCCGCGTCGATGGAGGACCGCAAGCGAGAGGGATACTTCTGA
- a CDS encoding sulfate adenylyltransferase subunit 1 produces MSLSTDAEQQVFAPADSLLRFATAGAVDDGKSTLIGRLLHDSRSLLADQLEMLELAGKERGDEVLDLAMVTDGLRAEREQGITIDVAHRYFETARRAFIIADTPGHAQYTRNMVTGASTADLAIVLVDARNGLTEQSRRHAVLAGLLRVPRLVLAVNKMDLVGYDQGVFDEITAEFARFTDELELRDVAAIPISALRGDNVVHRSAEMPWYDGPALLEHLEQVHIDDDRSAGDFRLPVQYVIRAQGQDYRGYAGQISGGRVHEGAEVLHLPSGLRTRVTSVDTADGALAEARAPQSVSVRLADEIDVGRGDLLCAPDAAPAAATELSVRVCWMSAKSALRPGARLLLKHTTRTVKAVVTEVHHQVDVTTLRRDPARELGLNDIGEVGLRLAQPVFCDPYERNRLTGGGLLIDESTHATVGAVMITEAR; encoded by the coding sequence ATGAGCCTGTCCACCGACGCCGAGCAGCAGGTCTTCGCGCCCGCCGACAGCCTGCTGCGGTTCGCCACCGCCGGTGCCGTCGACGACGGCAAGAGCACCCTGATCGGCAGGCTGCTGCACGATTCCCGCTCGCTGCTGGCCGACCAGCTGGAGATGCTGGAGCTGGCGGGCAAGGAACGCGGCGACGAGGTGCTCGACCTGGCGATGGTCACCGACGGGCTGCGTGCGGAACGCGAGCAGGGCATCACCATCGACGTGGCGCACCGCTACTTCGAGACCGCGCGCCGGGCGTTCATCATCGCCGACACCCCGGGCCACGCCCAGTACACCCGGAACATGGTCACCGGGGCGTCCACCGCGGACCTGGCGATCGTGCTCGTCGACGCCCGCAACGGGCTCACCGAGCAGAGCCGCCGCCACGCGGTGCTGGCCGGGTTGCTGCGGGTCCCGCGGCTGGTGCTGGCGGTGAACAAGATGGACCTCGTCGGCTACGACCAGGGCGTGTTCGACGAGATCACCGCGGAGTTCGCGCGCTTCACCGACGAACTGGAGCTGCGCGACGTCGCGGCCATCCCGATCTCGGCGCTGCGCGGCGACAACGTGGTGCACCGGTCCGCGGAGATGCCGTGGTACGACGGCCCGGCGCTGCTGGAGCACCTGGAGCAGGTGCACATCGACGATGACCGGTCGGCGGGCGACTTCCGGCTGCCGGTGCAGTACGTGATCCGCGCGCAGGGGCAGGACTACCGGGGCTACGCGGGGCAGATCAGCGGTGGCCGGGTGCACGAGGGCGCCGAGGTGCTGCACCTGCCCTCCGGGCTGCGCACCAGGGTGACCTCGGTGGACACCGCCGACGGCGCGCTGGCGGAGGCGCGGGCGCCGCAGTCGGTGTCGGTGCGGCTGGCCGACGAGATCGACGTGGGCCGCGGTGATCTGCTGTGCGCGCCGGACGCCGCGCCCGCCGCGGCCACCGAGCTGTCGGTGCGGGTGTGCTGGATGAGCGCGAAGTCCGCGCTGCGGCCGGGCGCGCGGCTGCTGCTCAAGCACACCACGCGAACCGTCAAGGCCGTGGTCACCGAGGTGCACCACCAGGTCGACGTCACCACGCTGCGGCGCGATCCGGCGCGGGAGCTCGGGCTCAACGACATCGGCGAGGTGGGGCTGCGGCTGGCGCAGCCGGTGTTCTGCGACCCCTACGAGCGCAACCGGCTCACCGGCGGGGGATTGCTGATCGACGAGTCCACGCACGCCACCGTCGGCGCGGTGATGATCACCGAGGCGCGCTGA
- a CDS encoding sulfotransferase family protein produces MVKIIGAGFGRTGTASIKSALEHLGFGPCYHMFEVIAEPERMQDWARALDGPVDWDQVLGGYKSTVDWPGCTFWRELMAAYPDAKVLLTTRDPERWYDSTYNTIYQFVQDPPGDADDAFTTKLRPTIERMIWNGTFDGRFEDRAHAIEVFERHNAEVRAAVPADRLLEYQVGQGWEPLCDFFGVDVPAEDFPHINDSASIRDLAEQVQSQGRFPSPFTTA; encoded by the coding sequence ATGGTGAAGATCATCGGGGCCGGGTTCGGCCGCACCGGAACGGCGTCGATCAAGTCGGCGCTGGAGCACCTCGGCTTCGGGCCGTGCTACCACATGTTCGAGGTCATCGCGGAACCCGAGCGGATGCAGGACTGGGCCCGCGCCCTGGACGGCCCGGTCGACTGGGACCAGGTCCTCGGCGGCTACAAGTCCACTGTGGACTGGCCTGGCTGTACGTTCTGGCGGGAACTGATGGCGGCCTACCCCGACGCCAAGGTCCTGCTGACCACGCGCGACCCGGAGCGCTGGTACGACAGCACCTACAACACGATCTACCAGTTCGTGCAGGACCCGCCCGGCGACGCCGACGACGCGTTCACCACGAAGCTGCGCCCCACCATCGAGCGGATGATCTGGAACGGCACCTTCGACGGCCGGTTCGAGGACCGCGCCCACGCCATCGAGGTCTTCGAACGGCACAACGCCGAGGTCCGCGCCGCCGTGCCCGCCGACCGGCTGCTGGAGTACCAGGTCGGCCAGGGCTGGGAGCCGCTGTGCGACTTCTTCGGCGTCGACGTGCCCGCCGAGGACTTCCCGCACATCAACGACAGCGCCTCGATCCGCGACCTCGCGGAGCAGGTGCAGTCCCAGGGCAGGTTCCCCTCACCGTTCACGACCGCCTGA